A genomic region of Rhodohalobacter sp. 614A contains the following coding sequences:
- a CDS encoding carboxylesterase/lipase family protein, with amino-acid sequence MRYFSYLIIVLFLFQSCQSTQKIDTVISTDSGKIEGVFNTETGIYAYKGIPFAKAPVGDLRWKAPQTAEPWVATFNATEFGPICMQGEPRPFSMWTQEFIAPAGNMSEDCLNLNIWTKEGPIDSKRPVIVFIHGGGFSSGSGSVPIYNGERMAEKDVVFVTINYRVGIFGFLAHPELSEESSNNVSGNYGLLDQIAALEWVQNNITNFGGDPDRVTIAGQSAGSFSVNYLVASPLAEGLFHGAIAESGAAMLPAARLTTDNSLSSAEERGEQALMSLRVGNISEMRELPADSLLSAQGQSGSPIIDGYVIPKPIHSLFIEGNYNDVPLLTGWNEDEGLSFGTPPTAEQFKQNLRDQYGDYADELLELFPADTDSIARQLQKDLNMLNTFGLQNWKWAQVQNQTGDSPVYLYYFTRDVPYTNEQQDFGAFHTGEVPYAYNNLHTSKRPWESIDYELAETMSSFWVSFAEDGDPNGEGMPEWPNARPDNYPAMFFGDSVHVQGVSMKSRLELLDKFYSENSNLK; translated from the coding sequence ATGAGATATTTCAGCTACCTGATCATCGTTCTTTTTCTTTTCCAATCCTGTCAATCGACACAAAAGATTGATACGGTTATTTCTACTGACAGCGGTAAGATAGAAGGGGTTTTTAATACCGAAACGGGGATTTACGCGTATAAAGGAATCCCGTTTGCGAAAGCTCCGGTGGGAGATTTAAGATGGAAAGCACCACAAACAGCTGAACCATGGGTGGCGACATTTAATGCAACTGAGTTTGGCCCTATTTGCATGCAGGGTGAACCGAGGCCATTTTCGATGTGGACTCAAGAGTTCATAGCACCTGCCGGAAATATGAGCGAAGATTGCCTGAATCTGAATATATGGACAAAAGAAGGTCCAATAGATTCAAAACGCCCCGTTATTGTTTTTATTCATGGCGGTGGATTTTCAAGCGGATCGGGTTCTGTTCCTATTTACAATGGTGAAAGAATGGCTGAGAAAGATGTGGTGTTTGTAACGATAAATTATCGTGTTGGTATTTTCGGTTTTCTTGCACATCCGGAATTGTCAGAAGAGTCATCAAATAATGTATCCGGGAATTATGGCTTGCTAGACCAGATTGCCGCTTTAGAATGGGTGCAAAACAATATTACGAATTTTGGAGGAGATCCGGATCGGGTAACGATTGCGGGACAATCAGCGGGCTCATTTAGCGTGAACTATCTTGTAGCCTCTCCATTAGCCGAAGGACTTTTTCACGGAGCAATTGCAGAAAGCGGAGCGGCCATGTTACCGGCTGCACGTTTAACAACCGACAACTCCCTGAGCAGTGCAGAGGAAAGAGGTGAACAGGCACTTATGTCACTTAGGGTTGGCAACATTTCTGAAATGCGAGAATTACCTGCTGATTCTTTACTGAGTGCGCAAGGGCAATCCGGGTCGCCAATTATCGATGGATATGTAATTCCGAAACCCATTCATTCTCTATTTATTGAAGGAAATTATAATGACGTTCCACTTCTTACAGGATGGAATGAAGATGAAGGATTGTCCTTTGGCACCCCGCCCACTGCGGAACAATTTAAACAGAATTTGCGGGACCAGTATGGCGATTATGCTGATGAATTGCTGGAATTATTCCCCGCAGATACGGATTCAATCGCCCGGCAATTACAAAAAGATCTGAATATGCTGAATACTTTTGGATTGCAGAATTGGAAATGGGCACAGGTTCAAAATCAGACCGGCGATTCACCGGTCTATCTATACTACTTTACACGGGATGTGCCATATACAAATGAACAACAAGATTTTGGTGCTTTTCATACCGGCGAGGTTCCTTACGCTTATAACAACCTCCATACAAGCAAACGCCCTTGGGAGAGCATTGATTATGAGCTGGCCGAAACGATGTCATCCTTTTGGGTGAGTTTTGCAGAAGACGGTGATCCGAATGGTGAAGGAATGCCAGAATGGCCAAATGCCCGGCCGGATAATTACCCTGCCATGTTTTTCGGTGATAGCGTACATGTTCAGGGAGTTTCAATGAAAAGCCGGCTGGAACTACTGGATAAATTTTACTCTGAGAATTCAAACCTGAAATAG
- a CDS encoding metallophosphoesterase family protein, whose translation MKKIGLIADTHNYLDPQISDFFSDRDEIWHAGDFGSIHIAEALREVAPVIGVYGNIDGRDIRDVYPLHQRFNCEGIDVWMTHIGGIPGRYCIPIREEIEKNTPDLFICGHSHILKIARDQSLNKMLYMNPGAAGKHGFQVYRTIVRFSINQGKIQDVEVINLGRVGD comes from the coding sequence ATGAAGAAGATAGGACTTATAGCAGATACTCATAATTATCTCGATCCGCAAATTAGCGATTTTTTTTCTGATCGGGATGAAATTTGGCATGCAGGAGATTTTGGAAGCATTCACATTGCAGAGGCTCTTCGGGAAGTTGCCCCTGTAATTGGTGTTTATGGCAATATTGATGGAAGAGACATCAGGGATGTTTATCCACTACATCAACGGTTTAATTGTGAGGGAATTGATGTTTGGATGACTCATATAGGTGGGATTCCCGGCCGTTATTGTATTCCTATTCGAGAAGAGATAGAAAAAAACACTCCGGATTTATTTATTTGTGGTCATTCACATATTCTGAAAATTGCGAGAGATCAATCCTTAAACAAAATGCTCTATATGAACCCCGGCGCTGCTGGTAAACATGGCTTCCAGGTTTATAGAACGATTGTCCGTTTCTCCATTAACCAAGGCAAGATTCAGGATGTGGAGGTTATCAACCTTGGAAGAGTGGGTGATTGA
- a CDS encoding FG-GAP-like repeat-containing protein — MAKLLLIVIVILAGCNREVYHFESISSDISQVTFQNNVTETRSNNILNNEYFYNGAGIGVADFDKDGYPDLYFAGNQVKNRMYLNKGDFVFEDITESVKVEGKEEKWYSGVSVVDINMDGWPDVYLSVTGSKDAALRKNELYINQGPDNSGKIQFMEMAGEYGIDDSSYTTHAIFTDIDRDGDLDLYLLVADTDQGMSALSNRVNIDRLYRNEGADSTGQIIYTDISEEAGITKAGFALGGLATDINQDGFVDIYVANDYMDPDFFWINNGDGTFTDRIYEMFSHTSFSSMGTDAADIDWNGRIDLFTLDMYPDVNVRRKMMANPNNYQNYITNGFEGNGDQFTRNTLQYNVGSIEEHGIPTFSEIAWLAGVEATDWSWGSLFFDMNNDAYSDLFVTNGIPKDITDKDFWREYGRVRSVISVENALRMMSGAKISNKAFVNNRDLTFSDVTNPWGFNTKTYSTGVVYADLDKNGAIDLIVQNINQPVSIYRNNLYQKEKENAENWLKLSFEGPENNSMGVGAVIDVYSQKLGHQRIENTPYRGYLSSVDPLLHIGLGQIATVDSLIVTWPIGEESYQNRYKNIGSNQILTISFDEAEQEKNTIRTISEPFFKKVDDITGISYQHKAEYTNDFYSQPLLPYKISDFGPVLASGDIDGNGLEDLFIGATRNNEAEIYFQQEDGTFISAFLRELVDHPEQLSLGEHTSVLLADFDGDDYPDLYFGTVSTSDYSSPAEAEDFVFKNNGDGTFTLIQHAFPYPNIQVTSVVEEADYNNDGLPDLFIGGGYLPDQYPMNTPNKLFINRSDTSTLRFEEDTTRMTSALSQTGTVLDAVWLDFNHDEVLDLVVAGEWMRVSFFENQQEGFVDVTDKVAPASQPGMWKHLQKADLNGDGLMDLFAGNHGLNSLYSGTSNEPVSIYYGDLFADNFFEALPTVFLKDTSGQKHEYPAHYFEDVRRLIPGLANRYATYREFGETTIEELLRDSNSTQKIITDSKSVVWLQNKTGQFHYFPLPKEAQFGPVYDSLAKDFTKNGNIDILLIGNQTGVDLQLGSNSQLKLLLYEGDGNGSFSTVPLKKSGLSLQTDDLRSLITMKIDTSRKIIISRQNGKLEIFEF; from the coding sequence ATGGCAAAACTTTTACTTATTGTAATAGTTATTCTTGCCGGTTGTAATAGAGAAGTATATCATTTTGAATCTATTTCCAGTGATATCAGTCAGGTAACTTTTCAAAATAATGTCACAGAAACACGCTCCAACAATATTTTAAATAACGAATATTTTTATAACGGTGCGGGTATAGGAGTCGCAGACTTTGATAAAGATGGATATCCGGATCTTTATTTTGCCGGTAATCAGGTAAAAAACCGGATGTACCTCAATAAGGGAGATTTTGTTTTTGAAGATATCACTGAAAGTGTGAAAGTAGAGGGAAAAGAAGAAAAGTGGTATAGCGGGGTTTCTGTGGTAGACATTAATATGGATGGCTGGCCAGATGTATACTTATCAGTAACCGGTTCAAAAGACGCGGCTCTTCGGAAAAATGAACTTTATATCAATCAGGGACCGGATAACTCTGGAAAAATACAATTTATGGAGATGGCCGGGGAATATGGAATTGATGATTCTTCCTACACAACCCACGCAATATTTACAGATATAGATAGAGATGGGGATCTCGATTTATATCTGCTTGTTGCAGATACGGATCAGGGAATGTCAGCTCTCAGTAACCGGGTAAATATTGATCGCTTATATCGAAATGAAGGAGCCGATTCAACCGGACAAATTATTTATACGGACATCAGCGAAGAAGCCGGAATTACCAAAGCAGGATTCGCTCTTGGTGGATTGGCTACAGATATCAACCAAGATGGATTTGTAGATATTTATGTAGCAAATGATTATATGGACCCTGATTTTTTTTGGATAAACAATGGAGATGGTACATTTACGGATAGAATTTATGAGATGTTTTCGCATACCAGTTTTTCCTCAATGGGAACAGATGCCGCTGATATTGACTGGAATGGGCGTATAGATCTGTTTACACTGGATATGTATCCGGATGTAAATGTGAGGAGGAAAATGATGGCAAATCCAAATAATTACCAGAATTATATAACAAACGGATTTGAAGGAAATGGAGATCAATTTACCAGAAATACATTACAATATAATGTTGGAAGCATTGAAGAGCATGGCATTCCAACTTTTAGTGAAATTGCATGGTTGGCGGGAGTAGAGGCTACAGACTGGAGTTGGGGCTCTCTTTTTTTTGATATGAATAATGATGCCTATTCAGATCTTTTCGTGACTAATGGCATTCCTAAAGATATTACAGATAAAGATTTTTGGAGAGAATATGGCCGTGTTCGTTCTGTAATTTCAGTTGAAAATGCTCTCCGAATGATGTCGGGAGCCAAAATATCCAACAAGGCGTTTGTAAATAATCGGGATCTTACGTTTTCTGATGTTACAAATCCATGGGGATTCAATACAAAAACGTATTCCACAGGAGTTGTCTATGCCGATCTTGATAAAAATGGAGCTATAGATCTCATTGTTCAGAACATCAATCAGCCGGTATCCATTTACAGAAATAATCTTTACCAGAAAGAAAAAGAGAATGCAGAAAATTGGTTAAAACTTTCTTTTGAAGGACCCGAGAACAACTCAATGGGAGTTGGAGCCGTAATTGATGTGTATAGCCAAAAACTGGGGCATCAACGAATAGAGAACACTCCTTACAGAGGCTATTTATCCAGTGTAGATCCGTTGCTGCATATCGGTCTTGGTCAGATTGCAACTGTAGATTCTTTGATTGTAACGTGGCCTATTGGAGAAGAATCATATCAAAACCGATACAAAAATATAGGTTCAAATCAGATTTTAACGATCAGCTTTGATGAAGCTGAACAAGAAAAAAATACCATTAGAACTATCAGTGAACCTTTTTTCAAGAAGGTGGATGATATTACAGGAATTTCCTATCAACACAAGGCTGAATATACCAACGATTTTTATAGCCAACCCTTATTGCCATATAAAATTTCTGATTTTGGCCCGGTGCTGGCTTCCGGAGATATTGATGGAAATGGACTTGAAGATCTCTTTATTGGAGCTACAAGAAACAACGAAGCGGAGATCTATTTTCAACAAGAAGACGGTACATTTATTTCTGCTTTCCTACGTGAATTAGTCGATCACCCGGAACAACTTTCTTTAGGAGAACACACATCCGTTTTGCTGGCAGATTTTGATGGTGATGATTATCCGGACCTTTATTTTGGAACAGTTTCTACATCAGATTATTCATCACCTGCAGAAGCCGAAGACTTTGTTTTTAAAAATAATGGAGATGGCACCTTTACACTTATTCAGCATGCATTTCCTTATCCCAATATCCAGGTAACCTCAGTAGTAGAAGAGGCTGATTATAACAACGATGGACTCCCAGATTTATTTATTGGTGGAGGGTACTTGCCAGATCAATATCCAATGAATACTCCAAATAAACTTTTTATCAATCGATCTGACACCAGCACTCTTCGATTTGAAGAAGACACGACACGAATGACATCCGCATTGTCTCAAACGGGAACGGTTTTGGATGCCGTTTGGCTGGATTTTAATCACGATGAAGTACTTGATTTAGTGGTGGCGGGAGAATGGATGAGAGTGAGTTTTTTTGAAAATCAGCAGGAAGGCTTTGTAGATGTGACGGATAAAGTGGCACCAGCATCTCAACCAGGAATGTGGAAACATTTGCAAAAGGCCGACCTTAATGGTGATGGTTTGATGGATCTTTTTGCAGGAAATCATGGGCTCAATTCACTTTATTCCGGCACTTCCAATGAACCAGTTTCTATTTATTATGGAGATTTATTTGCGGATAATTTTTTTGAAGCGTTACCAACGGTTTTTTTAAAAGATACGTCCGGACAAAAACATGAATATCCTGCGCATTATTTTGAGGATGTTAGACGGCTAATTCCTGGCTTGGCAAATCGGTATGCTACGTACAGAGAATTTGGAGAAACAACGATAGAAGAGCTTTTAAGAGATAGTAACTCTACACAAAAAATAATCACTGATTCTAAAAGTGTAGTTTGGCTGCAAAATAAGACCGGTCAGTTTCATTATTTTCCTCTGCCAAAAGAGGCACAATTTGGTCCGGTTTATGATTCCCTTGCAAAAGACTTTACCAAGAATGGAAACATAGATATTCTTCTTATTGGTAACCAAACTGGGGTCGATTTGCAGCTCGGATCAAATAGTCAGTTGAAACTATTACTCTATGAGGGGGATGGTAACGGATCTTTTTCTACTGTTCCGCTAAAAAAAAGTGGTTTAAGTCTGCAAACGGATGATCTTCGATCACTTATTACTATGAAAATCGATACTAGTAGAAAGATCATTATTTCCCGTCAAAATGGAAAACTGGAGATCTTTGAGTTTTAG
- a CDS encoding lycopene cyclase family protein: protein MADQKRFDIIIAGAGAAGLSLLWRIMDSPVLRDLKILLVDQSFEPKNDKTWCFWEDFDLPDPDLIHHAWKNLLVRVNGKTYSENLKRYQYQCLRSIDFERAVFKRAKANPNITLLRTDILDFSGKSGGGTVQTTEGNFSAKYIFQSVKKPSNFERMKVDNKLTQHFLGWEIETEYERFNPKTATFMDFEVSQKQGVTFMYTLPFSKTKALVEYTIFSKKILEQNIYRSEIEAYLKKNYQLNHLQYSVHREEFGAIPMEDRKYPAWYCDGVLNIGTVAGLAKPSTGYTFSRIQKHSQKIIAALESGNTLPETPASSYRFRVYDLMMLYILNHENQKSLTVFDHLFHKNSFDRVMEFLAEETSFPQELKIFSGMPYLPFFRSIYQMKHRIFTGA from the coding sequence GTGGCTGATCAAAAAAGATTCGATATCATCATAGCGGGTGCCGGTGCTGCAGGACTCAGTCTCCTTTGGCGAATTATGGATTCACCTGTACTCCGGGATTTAAAAATCTTGCTCGTTGACCAATCTTTTGAACCAAAAAATGATAAAACCTGGTGCTTCTGGGAAGATTTTGATTTGCCTGATCCAGATCTGATTCATCATGCATGGAAAAATTTATTGGTTAGAGTAAACGGCAAAACCTATTCAGAAAATCTGAAACGTTATCAATATCAATGTTTGCGAAGTATTGATTTTGAAAGAGCTGTTTTCAAAAGAGCCAAAGCGAATCCAAACATAACTTTATTAAGAACTGATATTTTGGATTTTTCAGGGAAATCGGGGGGTGGAACTGTACAAACAACAGAAGGAAATTTCAGCGCCAAATATATTTTCCAGAGTGTTAAAAAACCCTCCAATTTTGAGCGGATGAAAGTCGACAATAAATTAACTCAGCACTTCCTGGGATGGGAAATTGAAACCGAATACGAACGGTTTAATCCCAAAACGGCTACTTTCATGGATTTTGAGGTCTCTCAAAAACAGGGTGTAACATTCATGTACACTCTTCCCTTTTCGAAGACAAAAGCTTTGGTTGAATACACTATTTTTTCAAAAAAAATTCTTGAACAGAATATTTATAGAAGTGAAATCGAAGCATATTTAAAAAAGAATTACCAATTGAACCACCTTCAGTATTCGGTTCATCGTGAAGAATTTGGAGCTATTCCCATGGAAGACCGGAAATACCCGGCATGGTATTGCGACGGAGTTTTGAATATCGGTACTGTTGCTGGTCTGGCGAAACCTTCAACCGGTTATACGTTTAGCCGTATTCAAAAACATTCTCAGAAAATTATTGCGGCTTTGGAAAGTGGAAATACGTTACCGGAAACTCCGGCTTCAAGCTATCGTTTCAGAGTGTATGATTTAATGATGCTTTATATTCTAAATCACGAAAATCAAAAATCTCTAACGGTTTTTGATCATCTATTCCACAAGAACAGTTTTGATCGGGTGATGGAATTCCTTGCCGAGGAGACAAGTTTCCCGCAAGAACTAAAGATTTTTTCCGGGATGCCTTACCTGCCTTTCTTTCGGTCTATTTATCAAATGAAGCACAGAATTTTTACAGGTGCTTAA
- a CDS encoding alpha/beta hydrolase, with the protein MKSKQILKKAFLLVGLFGLLSGSAVSQFQQNPVVSPDIHENGSVTFRLMAPTADSVKISGSWMQGWGAAIQLEKGEDGIWERTFNDLTPDYYNYFYNVDGVRTVDPHNPWVIRDVRNTFSALILPGEESKNVQLNDQRNGTIQEVWYPSPTLNMDQRRMKIYLPPNYYESDENYPVLYLLHGGGGDENAWTELGFANRILDNVIHSGDAKPMIVVMTNGNPNQTSAWHVAPGHEPVRESDSVNPMATELFEESLVNDVIPFVESRYRVKTGKENRAVTGLSMGGWQTQKLALKHPDVFNYFGVMSMGIIEETQFGMNAQNHLELTSQNIDDLKESGYELYWIACGSDDFVFESVNNMKRVLDNHNFDYVYRESGGGHTWDNWRLYLSEFAPMLFQ; encoded by the coding sequence ATGAAATCAAAACAAATCTTAAAGAAAGCTTTTCTACTCGTTGGCCTTTTTGGGTTACTATCGGGGTCGGCTGTTTCACAGTTTCAGCAGAATCCAGTCGTTTCTCCCGATATTCATGAAAATGGTTCAGTAACATTCCGCTTGATGGCACCCACCGCGGATTCGGTTAAAATTAGCGGGAGCTGGATGCAAGGTTGGGGAGCCGCAATACAACTTGAAAAGGGTGAGGATGGAATCTGGGAGAGAACCTTCAACGATCTCACTCCTGACTATTACAACTACTTTTACAATGTGGACGGAGTTCGAACTGTTGATCCACATAATCCCTGGGTAATCAGAGATGTTCGAAATACATTCAGTGCATTAATACTGCCGGGAGAAGAAAGTAAAAACGTTCAGCTCAACGATCAAAGGAATGGAACCATTCAGGAAGTTTGGTACCCGTCTCCAACGTTGAATATGGATCAACGACGAATGAAGATCTACCTGCCCCCCAATTACTATGAAAGCGATGAGAACTATCCGGTTCTGTACTTGCTTCACGGAGGTGGAGGGGATGAAAATGCCTGGACAGAACTGGGCTTCGCAAATCGAATTTTGGATAATGTTATTCATTCAGGCGATGCAAAACCGATGATTGTTGTTATGACCAATGGAAATCCAAATCAAACCTCAGCATGGCACGTGGCTCCGGGACATGAACCGGTACGGGAGTCGGATTCGGTGAATCCAATGGCAACCGAGCTTTTTGAGGAGAGTTTGGTAAATGATGTAATTCCGTTTGTAGAATCCCGTTATCGGGTAAAAACCGGGAAAGAAAATCGCGCAGTCACTGGTCTTTCTATGGGAGGATGGCAAACACAAAAACTGGCTCTCAAACATCCGGATGTGTTCAATTATTTTGGCGTGATGAGTATGGGGATTATCGAAGAAACTCAATTTGGAATGAATGCGCAGAATCACCTTGAACTTACCAGCCAGAATATTGATGATTTGAAAGAAAGCGGATATGAACTTTACTGGATTGCATGTGGAAGTGATGATTTTGTTTTTGAAAGTGTAAATAACATGAAGAGAGTCCTCGATAACCATAATTTCGATTATGTCTATCGCGAAAGCGGTGGCGGACACACCTGGGACAACTGGCGATTGTACCTGTCAGAGTTTGCACCGATGTTATTTCAATGA
- a CDS encoding alpha/beta hydrolase, giving the protein MKIKRILLVTLFTILSQTAIAQMPDMPPQGRAEVKSMNSEILGVERGYSIYLPKSYTVDEDRSFPVLYLLHGVFGDHTNWVERGHIQDVANRLIDGDEAVEMIIVMPDAGTEWDGYFNMDGWAYEDYFFEELVPYIEENYRVKTGKENTAIAGLSMGGGGATVYGQKYPEMFSTVYAMSALMTLGEGGGLNQEDPKFRELNRTVREESAVNFVANADEETVEELKSIRWFVDCGDDDFLLDANISFVEEMKEKRIPLQFRVRDGGHDWEYWHSALYIALPYVSHGFMNN; this is encoded by the coding sequence ATGAAAATTAAAAGAATTTTACTGGTCACACTTTTTACAATTTTATCGCAAACGGCGATTGCTCAAATGCCTGACATGCCTCCTCAGGGAAGGGCGGAGGTAAAATCAATGAATAGCGAAATTTTGGGAGTTGAGCGCGGGTATTCCATCTATCTCCCCAAAAGTTATACCGTTGATGAGGACAGATCTTTTCCGGTTCTGTACCTTTTGCATGGTGTTTTTGGCGATCACACAAACTGGGTTGAGCGCGGACATATCCAGGATGTTGCAAATCGGTTGATTGATGGAGACGAAGCCGTTGAAATGATTATAGTAATGCCCGATGCCGGAACCGAATGGGACGGTTATTTTAATATGGATGGCTGGGCTTATGAGGACTATTTCTTTGAGGAATTGGTACCATACATTGAGGAAAATTATCGGGTGAAAACCGGGAAAGAAAATACAGCCATTGCTGGACTTTCTATGGGCGGAGGCGGGGCTACCGTTTACGGTCAAAAGTATCCTGAAATGTTTTCAACCGTTTATGCGATGAGTGCACTGATGACACTTGGAGAAGGCGGAGGATTGAATCAGGAAGATCCTAAATTCCGGGAGCTGAATCGAACAGTACGAGAGGAAAGTGCCGTGAATTTTGTAGCAAATGCTGATGAAGAAACCGTTGAGGAATTGAAATCAATCCGATGGTTTGTGGATTGCGGTGATGATGATTTCCTGTTGGATGCAAATATTTCATTTGTGGAAGAAATGAAAGAAAAAAGGATTCCACTTCAGTTCAGAGTTCGTGACGGCGGACACGATTGGGAATATTGGCATTCGGCACTTTACATCGCTTTACCCTATGTTTCTCATGGATTTATGAATAATTAA
- a CDS encoding glycosyltransferase family 2 protein, translated as MQHSFSIIIVTWNALHHLQKFLPSVVESKYNNFEIIIANNASEDSTVDWIKNHYPNCRIVTFEDNYGYAGGNNRAVEHAKGDILVFLNNDAKPDTDWLIYLNEAFSKESVGVVQPKILSCEKPDYFEYAGAGGGYMDWMGYPFCRGRIMDHVEKDEGQYDEPTEIFWASGAAFAIRKELFLKTGGFDEDFEFHMEEIDLCWRCLRLGQKIEYAPKSVVYHLGGGSLAHGSPRKVFYNYRNSLAMLLKNLDRFVIPKLFFRLVLDGISGLRSLLIGKPAETLAIIQAHFSFYGKIPQTLRKRNKLRQISREPIPEYLILNRLLIIEYFLKGKKTFNELDFNPDD; from the coding sequence GTGCAACATTCGTTCAGTATTATTATCGTCACTTGGAATGCATTACATCACCTGCAAAAATTCCTGCCTTCAGTTGTTGAGTCAAAGTATAATAATTTTGAGATCATTATTGCTAATAATGCTTCGGAAGATTCCACGGTTGATTGGATCAAAAATCATTATCCAAATTGTAGAATTGTAACGTTCGAGGATAACTATGGGTATGCTGGAGGAAATAACCGGGCTGTAGAACATGCCAAAGGTGATATTCTTGTTTTTCTGAACAACGATGCAAAACCTGACACCGATTGGCTTATCTATCTCAACGAAGCCTTCAGCAAGGAATCTGTGGGAGTAGTGCAACCGAAAATTCTTTCTTGCGAAAAACCTGATTATTTCGAGTATGCCGGGGCAGGTGGCGGATATATGGACTGGATGGGATATCCCTTTTGCCGGGGACGAATTATGGATCATGTTGAAAAAGACGAGGGACAATATGATGAACCGACTGAAATTTTCTGGGCTTCTGGCGCTGCTTTTGCCATTCGAAAAGAGCTATTTCTTAAAACCGGTGGATTCGATGAAGATTTTGAGTTTCATATGGAGGAAATTGATCTATGCTGGCGTTGCCTCCGGTTGGGGCAAAAAATTGAATACGCGCCAAAAAGTGTTGTGTATCACTTAGGGGGAGGATCTTTGGCTCACGGCTCTCCCCGAAAAGTTTTTTACAACTACAGAAACAGCCTGGCAATGCTTCTGAAAAATCTGGATCGCTTTGTAATTCCGAAACTTTTTTTTCGTTTGGTTTTGGACGGAATATCTGGTCTTCGATCTTTATTGATAGGAAAACCAGCAGAAACCTTGGCCATCATTCAGGCACACTTTTCTTTCTACGGAAAGATTCCGCAAACATTAAGGAAGAGAAATAAATTAAGGCAAATTTCAAGAGAGCCGATACCCGAATACCTTATCCTGAATCGACTTCTCATTATCGAATATTTTTTAAAGGGAAAGAAAACGTTTAATGAGTTAGACTTTAACCCAGACGATTAA